The genomic region ACTGTATATGTCACCCACGATCAAATTGAGGCGATGACATTAGCCGATAAAATTGTTGTATTGAATCACGGCAAAATTCAGCAAATTGGCGCACCACAAGAAATTTATGCCCGTCCAGCTAACCGAATGGTAGCAACTTTTATGGGCAACCCCGCAATGAATATCATACCTGCGATTTATACTAATAAAGGTTTTCAGGTAGGAGAACAACACATTTCTTGTCCGACAGAAATACAACAGGAGTTGAACTTAACACAGGGAAAACCCATAGATTTAGGAATTCGCCCTGAGGACATTTATGTCAATGAATCATCTAGCAGCCAAAACACTACTCACTGCTCATCACTCACTACTCACTTAAAAGTAGTAGAACCTTTAGGTAGAGAAATTTTAGTTAGAGGCAACGTACCAGGAACGAGCCTATTATTAAATGTACAAATAAGCCCTGATGTCAATTTAAGAGTAGGCGATCGCTTATCTCTGCAACTAGATCTGAATCGTTTATTTGTTTTTGAGCCAGCTACAGGCGAGCGGTTGTATCCGTAATAGGTGCGTCAGTAACGCACCCTACATCCCTGAAGCATCTTTTCCATACGGATAAAGTATTCATCCTCATCTATAAGTTGATAGCCAAGTCTACGATAAAGCTTTTGTACTGTATTTTCTTTAAAAACACTTAGACGAATCCGCAATAAATTTTTTGATCTAGCAATTTCTTCAATTTGTTGTAACAAGAGCGTACCATATCCCTTATTACGATATGAAGATATTAGTTGAATTGTGTGGAGATAGAGATGATCTCTTGCATCTCGAATACAGAAGAAACCAACGATTCCCCCTTGTGACTGTACCATTGAATATCGTTCGGGAAAACGTGGTTCCTGCCGATCCAACTCTTCATTCCAGCCAATGGTACGGCTGATAATATCGTAAAAATTTTCTCTAGTCAGGGATCGCACGAATTCCCCATGTATTTCTGGAATACAAGGAATAAGCTTCAAATATACATCTTTATCTACATTCATTCACCTTCATCCGCGTTCCAAATCTTTCGATGTAGAGACGTTACATGTAACGTCTCTACTCTACACATGTAACATCTCTACCCATAGTAAAACCTACATTACCCCCTAGATAGAGCAACAAACGCGATCGCTAGTGTTACAATTCTTAATAATTGACAAGGAAACAGAGCAGGGGGGCTTTCAGTATTCCTCTGCCCTTTTATTTGGTTATGTACCTAACATCTGCAACTGGTGTAATCCAGCATATAAGCCGCCAAGTTGTATCAACTCCTCATGAGTCCCAGACTCTACTAATTCGCCCCGCTTCAAAACAAAAATTCGATCCACATTACGAATAGTTGAAAGACGGTGAGCAATAATAATCGACGTTCGCCCCTCTAGCAAGCGCTCTAAGGCATCTTGAATATATGCTTCCGTACCCACATCCAAACTAGCTGTAGCTTCGTCTAGTACGAGAATGTGAGGGTTACGAATTGCTGCACGAGCAAACGCCAACAATTGCTTTTGTCCGCTAGAAAGATTCGTACCGCGCTCTCGCAACTGAGTATCGTATCCTTGGGGTAACTGCTCGATAAACTGTGCCACATTCGTATTCTCTGCGGCGGCGCGAATTTCATCAAAAGTGTAAGTATCCCCTAGCGTAATGTTACTTTTCACGTCCCCAGCAAAGATAAAACCTTCTTGCAGAATCACACCCATCCGACAGCGCAATTCTGCTTGTGGAATATCTCGAATATCAACTCCATCGACTAATATTCGTCCTCGTGTCGGTTCGTAGAGACGACACAGCAGCCGAATAATCGAACTTTTTCCCGCCCCCGTGGGACCAACTAAAGCAATTTTTTCTCCTGGACGAATCGTAAAATCTAAATCTTTAATCACATAATCGTCATTTTTATAGGCAAACCAAACGTGTTCAAAACGGATTTCTCCTACTTGGGTAGTTGATAATTGGTAGTTGGTAATTGGTAATTGGTTGGCAGTAAACACTGGCACTACACTGCGTGAAGACGGTTGACGGTTGAGTGTTGTTTTTTCTCCCTCAGCTCCCTCAGCTCCCTCAGCTCTCTTCTCCCTGCTCCCTGCTCCCTGCTCCCTGCTCCCTTCCCGCACAGGATCGCGAATCTCAATTGGTTCGTCTAAAATATCGCTGATGCGCTCAACAGCCGTAAATCCGGCTTGAATTGCGGTAAATTTTTCAGCAAACTGGCGTAAAGGATCGAATAATCGTTGGGCAAATAGAATAAATGCAGCAAGAACGCCAAATTCTAATCTTTCTTGCAAAATAAAAATACCACCCAACCAGAGTACTCCTGCAACTGCTACTAAAGCCACCCATTCTAAAGTTGCCGATACTGCTGAATCGTGAAAGATCGTTTTATCTACCTCACGAATATAGTTTAAATTCGTAGCGCGAAATAGTTCGGCGTTGAATTGTTCGCGGCGAAACATCTGTACGACGTTAATCCCAGAAATATTCTCTTGTAAGGTGGAATTGAGTAAAGATAGTTCTTCTCTAGCTTTATAATTGGCTTTACGATATTGCTGCTGAAAGAAAATAATTAATCCCGTGACTGGAAATAGCATCAACAACAGCATTAAAGCGAGTTGCCACTGTTGCTGAAACATGAGAACTAAAATTACCAACATAGAGAATAGATCGCTAATAATACCTATTGCTCCAGTTGTGAAAACATCTCCCAATGCTTCCACATCGCTTGTTAAGCGAGTAATTAATTTTCCCACAGGAGTACGATCGAAAAAGCGAACTGCTAAAGATGTAACGTGTGCAAATAAATCGTTACGAATATCTGCTGTCATTTGTTGTCCCGCTTTTTGCACTAGGTAGCCCTGCACTCCTGTGAAGATTAGACGAACTACCACTGTTAACAGCAACAAACCTTCCAGAATTTGTAAACCCTGCCCCAGAGGTAGATTTTTGAGAAAATCGTAGGTATTTGGTTCTTTACGAATGAGGGAGATCGCTTGACCGATCAAAATTGGTTGAACGGCATTGGCGATCGCGACTGGAACTAGCAAAATCGTAGAAACCAACAATATCCGACCGTGACGGCGACCGTAAGGAATTAATCTCAGGAACAATCGCCAATCATTCTGGCGGCGGCGATGTCTTATGGGTTGGGTTCCTGGCGCTGATATGGTCATGCTGCAACCTTGAGTGGGCGGATTGGTCAAACTAGATACGTTTCTTAATTTAGCGCTAGTACTGACCCCAGATCGCTCTCATTCTGGCTAGATTTTTGCAGGCGATCGCTCAATTTTTCTATTTCTCATGCGGCGAGGAACTCAGTTTGCTTAAAATGGAGCGATTCAATACCTACTGTCCGTCTGCTACTAGTCTTAATCAAAAAAATATGAAAACTACATATTATATTCACTGTTTTTCAGTATTATTATCAGTAATTCCTGTATCAATATTTATCTGAAAACATTGCAATCGCTACAATCTTCTGGCAATTCTTTATGCCAGATATATTATATTGCATATTTATGTGATTCAAACATTTAATCTGTTTTAAATTATGGAATGCAAGTTTATTAGTTTCGATCCAATACTTTTCGGTTAAGGCAAGCTCCCCCATAACCCCCGTTTTTAAGGAGACTGGGAATCTTCCAAGCTCCTTGCATCACTAACCAAGATGTATATAGTTTCGATTTTTTCTACTTTCTTCAAAGGAGATTTTTTTGTTTAACTCATTTAATTTTTCAACTACCTTACAAAAGTGGCTGAGCAATCTCGCGCAGCAGAGTTTAAATGAAACAGTATATATTCTATAAAATTTTATGACTGGCTTTGTCAACTTTTTGTTTTTATCAAGAAGATATATTCACTAAAAATCAACTCTGAGTTTGAGATTTAATCCAAACTCACTGACGAACCAAACTATTAAAAATTGAATTCAATGAAAGTAACAACTATAGAAACTGCGTACCCACTTTCATCGATGCAGCAAGGAATGCTGTTTCATAGCCTCCACGCTCAACAATCTGGAGTCGATATCGAGCAGGTAATTTGTTCGATCCGCGATCGCTTCAATATTTCTGCTTTTATTCAAGCATGGCAGCGAGTTGTGGAACGCCACCCAGTTTTAAGAACAAGCTTTGATTGGAAAAGCGATCGCCAACCATTACAATGCGTCCACCTACAACCCACTATTGAAATAGAACGAGAAGATTGGCGTAGCTTGTCAGCGATAGAACAAGAACAACAGTTGCAAGTATATCTTCAGCGCGATCGCGCCTTTGGCTTTCAGATGGATCGCTTGCCATTAATGCGTTTAGCTCTGTTACAGCTCGGCGATTGTGACTACCGCTTGATTTGGACTTTTCATCATGCCATATTAGACGGTCGGTCTTTGCATATAGTCCTTACAGAAGTTTTTGCTTTTTACGATGCTTTCTGCCTGGGAGAGGACTTAGAAATACCACAACCTCGTCCTTATCAAGATTACATCCAATGGTTGCAGCAAGATTGGTCAGAAACTACAAACTTCTGGCAGCACTTACTCAAAGGCTTTACCGCACCAACTCCATTAATAGCTACCTCAACATTAGCTAAAACCTTAAATACAGACTTAACAATCGTCGCTCGCAGTTTTGGCGATCGCCAACTTCGACTGTCAGAGCAAACGACAGCGATATTAAAATCTTTAGCACAACAACACCAGCTCACGCTTAACACTTTGGTACAGGGAGCTTGGGCTATACTACTGAGCCGCTATAGTCGCGAAACCGATATTGTCTTTGGAGCCACTAGAGCCTGCCGTCACTCATCTGTAGCTGGGGCTGAGTCTATGGTAGGACTGCTGATTAATACCCTACCAGTGCGGGTAGACGTATCGCCAGAGCAGCAGCTTTTACCGTGGTTGAAAGAATTGCGATCGCAGTGGGTAACTTTGCGCGACTACGAACATACTCCTTTAGTCAAGATTCAAGGTTGGAGCGATGTTCCAAGTGGTACGCCTCTATTTAATAGCCTTTTGGTATTTGAAAACTACGAATTGAATTCGGCTTTAGGCGCTCAAGGTAGTCGATGGCAAAATCTAGACTTCCGATTAGAAGAACAAACAAATTATCCGCTCACCTTAGTTAGCTGTGCCGCATCAGAACTTTTACTCAAACTCAAATACGATCGACAAAGATTCGACGATGCGACGATCGAGCGAATGCTAGGACATTTGCAAACCTTGCTGTCAAGCATGGTGACAAATCCCGGGCAGCGCATCGGAGAATTGTCAATATTGACAACGGCAGAACGCGATCGCATCGTGCGGGAATGGAACGACACCGAGACAGACTTTTCCCAAGAGCTTTGTATCCATCAGTTATTTGAAGCACAGGTAGAACTGACACCCGAAGCCGTTGCCGTTGTTTTTGAAGATCGACAACTCACCTACAGAGAACTGAACTGGAGAGTCAATCAGCTAGCACGGCATCTACAGCAATTAGGTGTGAAGCCAGGAGTACTAGTTGCCGTATATTTAGAGCGATCGCTAGAGACAGTCATAACAGTCATGGGAATTTTGAAAGCAGGGGGTGCATACGTACCGCTCGAACCTAGTTTTCCCAAAGCACGGATTCAACTATTGCTTTCTTCACTGGCAATTAATTGTTTGGTGACGCAAACTTCGCTACTGCCAAATATTGACGAGATTCAATCTCAACTTCCGGCGCTACAACACCTAATTTGTTTGGATGCTGAAGATTCGCAAGCGATCCCCCCTATCCCCCCTTGTGAAGGGGGGTTGGCAAAATTAAGCCCCCCTTATGAAGGGGGGTTGGGGGGATCTGAAAAACCATTCAATCGCCAAATTTGGCTGCGTGCCGATCTCGATCGGCTCCCTACAGACAATTTACCTCTGTCCGCTAGCTCAGATGATGTCGCCTACGTCATTTTTACCTCTGGTTCCACCGGAACGCCTAAAGGTGTTGTGGTTCGCCATCAACCTGTCATCAACTTAATTCAGTGGGTTAACAAAACTTTTGCCGTCAACTCCTGCGACAGAGTTTTGTTCGTCACATCTTTGTGCTTCGATCTGTCAGTTTATGATATCTTCGGGCTTTTAGCCGCAGGTGGATCGATTCGAGTTGTGTCTAACCGTGATGTACAAGATCCAGAAGCTTTGTTGCGCATATTGCGTGACGAGCCAATTACATTCTGGGACTCAGCACCACCTGCACTACAACAGCTTGCTACTTTTTTCCCTACTGTCACATGGGGCGATCGCCATCCACAACTACGACTAGTATTTATGAGCGGTGACTGGATACCAGTAAAGTTACCGGATGCGCTCAAAGCTACGCTCCCAGGAGTTGAAGTCATTAGTCTCGGCGGAGCAACCGAAGCCACAGTCTGGTCTAACTATTATCCGATTCAAACAGTCGAGCCGCATTGGGTAAGTATTCCCTACGGTAAACCAATACAAAATGCTCGCTATTATATTCTCGATGCCGATCTCAACCCCTGTCCGGTTGGCGTGGCTGGAGAGTTACATATCGGTGGCAAATGTCTCGCCTCTGGCTATTTAAATCAGCCCGATCTCACTGCACAAAAATTCATTCCTGACCCCTTTAATGACAATCCAACAGCACGACTCTACAAGACGGGAGACTTAGCCCGCTATCTATCAGACGGCAACATTGAATTTCTCGGTCGCATCGACCATCAAGTCAAGATTCGCGGTTTTCGCATCGAGTTGGGAGAAATTGAAACCGTACTGGCACAACACCCGCAAGTGAGAGAAACTGTCATCTTAGTACGAGAAGATGAGCCAGGACATAAGCGACTAGTAGCGTATGTCGTAGGACATCAGCCTGTACCTGGTACAAGCGAACTGCGACGTTTCCTTCAGGAAAGATTGCCAGAGTACATGGTTCCTGTTGCTTTCGTAGCGATCGCCGAAATCCCGCTCACTTCTAACGGTAAAGTAGACCGTCGCGCTTTGCCAATTCCCGATCGCGAGCGACCCAATCTAGAAAAGGCTTTTGCTGCTCCTAGCAACGCCGTGGAACTCCAGTTAACTCAAATTTGGTCGGAGATTTTAGGCATTCAATCAATTGGAATCAACGATAATTTCTTCGAGCTAGGGGGACATTCGCTGTTAGCCGTACAACTATTTACCCAAATCGAAAGCAAGTTTGGGACAAAACTCCCCCTAGCAACTTTGTTTCAAGCGCCGACAATCGAGCAGCTAGCAAATATAGTCGGTTGCGGGGAACAGTTAGTTTCTTGGTCTTCATTAGTAGCAATTCAACCTCACGGAGATCGATATCCTTTATTCTGCATCCACGCACTGGGGGGAAACGTTCTTGGCTACCAAAAGCTAGTTCGTCATCTGGGTGTGGAACAACCTGTTTATGGATTGCAAGCACGGGGGTTAGATGGTAAACAAAACCCTCACACCAAAGTTGAAGATATGGCAGCCGATTATATTCAAGAAATGCAGACGGTTCAGCCCAATGCTCCCTATCTGTTATGTGGCTTTTCCAGTGGAGGTACGGTAGCTTTTGAGTATTACAGTTGTAGATAAATAGAAGAATGAATTCG from Chroococcidiopsis sp. SAG 2025 harbors:
- a CDS encoding amino acid adenylation domain-containing protein: MKVTTIETAYPLSSMQQGMLFHSLHAQQSGVDIEQVICSIRDRFNISAFIQAWQRVVERHPVLRTSFDWKSDRQPLQCVHLQPTIEIEREDWRSLSAIEQEQQLQVYLQRDRAFGFQMDRLPLMRLALLQLGDCDYRLIWTFHHAILDGRSLHIVLTEVFAFYDAFCLGEDLEIPQPRPYQDYIQWLQQDWSETTNFWQHLLKGFTAPTPLIATSTLAKTLNTDLTIVARSFGDRQLRLSEQTTAILKSLAQQHQLTLNTLVQGAWAILLSRYSRETDIVFGATRACRHSSVAGAESMVGLLINTLPVRVDVSPEQQLLPWLKELRSQWVTLRDYEHTPLVKIQGWSDVPSGTPLFNSLLVFENYELNSALGAQGSRWQNLDFRLEEQTNYPLTLVSCAASELLLKLKYDRQRFDDATIERMLGHLQTLLSSMVTNPGQRIGELSILTTAERDRIVREWNDTETDFSQELCIHQLFEAQVELTPEAVAVVFEDRQLTYRELNWRVNQLARHLQQLGVKPGVLVAVYLERSLETVITVMGILKAGGAYVPLEPSFPKARIQLLLSSLAINCLVTQTSLLPNIDEIQSQLPALQHLICLDAEDSQAIPPIPPCEGGLAKLSPPYEGGLGGSEKPFNRQIWLRADLDRLPTDNLPLSASSDDVAYVIFTSGSTGTPKGVVVRHQPVINLIQWVNKTFAVNSCDRVLFVTSLCFDLSVYDIFGLLAAGGSIRVVSNRDVQDPEALLRILRDEPITFWDSAPPALQQLATFFPTVTWGDRHPQLRLVFMSGDWIPVKLPDALKATLPGVEVISLGGATEATVWSNYYPIQTVEPHWVSIPYGKPIQNARYYILDADLNPCPVGVAGELHIGGKCLASGYLNQPDLTAQKFIPDPFNDNPTARLYKTGDLARYLSDGNIEFLGRIDHQVKIRGFRIELGEIETVLAQHPQVRETVILVREDEPGHKRLVAYVVGHQPVPGTSELRRFLQERLPEYMVPVAFVAIAEIPLTSNGKVDRRALPIPDRERPNLEKAFAAPSNAVELQLTQIWSEILGIQSIGINDNFFELGGHSLLAVQLFTQIESKFGTKLPLATLFQAPTIEQLANIVGCGEQLVSWSSLVAIQPHGDRYPLFCIHALGGNVLGYQKLVRHLGVEQPVYGLQARGLDGKQNPHTKVEDMAADYIQEMQTVQPNAPYLLCGFSSGGTVAFEYYSCR
- a CDS encoding GNAT family N-acetyltransferase, producing MNVDKDVYLKLIPCIPEIHGEFVRSLTRENFYDIISRTIGWNEELDRQEPRFPERYSMVQSQGGIVGFFCIRDARDHLYLHTIQLISSYRNKGYGTLLLQQIEEIARSKNLLRIRLSVFKENTVQKLYRRLGYQLIDEDEYFIRMEKMLQGCRVRY
- a CDS encoding ABC transporter ATP-binding protein; this encodes MTISAPGTQPIRHRRRQNDWRLFLRLIPYGRRHGRILLVSTILLVPVAIANAVQPILIGQAISLIRKEPNTYDFLKNLPLGQGLQILEGLLLLTVVVRLIFTGVQGYLVQKAGQQMTADIRNDLFAHVTSLAVRFFDRTPVGKLITRLTSDVEALGDVFTTGAIGIISDLFSMLVILVLMFQQQWQLALMLLLMLFPVTGLIIFFQQQYRKANYKAREELSLLNSTLQENISGINVVQMFRREQFNAELFRATNLNYIREVDKTIFHDSAVSATLEWVALVAVAGVLWLGGIFILQERLEFGVLAAFILFAQRLFDPLRQFAEKFTAIQAGFTAVERISDILDEPIEIRDPVREGSREQGAGSREKRAEGAEGAEGEKTTLNRQPSSRSVVPVFTANQLPITNYQLSTTQVGEIRFEHVWFAYKNDDYVIKDLDFTIRPGEKIALVGPTGAGKSSIIRLLCRLYEPTRGRILVDGVDIRDIPQAELRCRMGVILQEGFIFAGDVKSNITLGDTYTFDEIRAAAENTNVAQFIEQLPQGYDTQLRERGTNLSSGQKQLLAFARAAIRNPHILVLDEATASLDVGTEAYIQDALERLLEGRTSIIIAHRLSTIRNVDRIFVLKRGELVESGTHEELIQLGGLYAGLHQLQMLGT